agtaTGCTTTCAtcttaaaattacatttcatttcaGAAAGACAACTGTTCCTTCTGTAAGATCTCCTCTCCATGACTCACAGTTTTGCCAAATGGGACATGAGGACAATCTAAACAGACATCAACAATTAAAACAGACATCAACTGTTAATCCTTCCCAACAAAATAAGTCACCTAAATTAGCATCAAAACTAAGGACAAGTCCAAAATACCATTTGGTTGAAAATGCAATGATTTTGCTATGTATATGCCTCATCCACACCGAAATGGCATTTTCTTCCACCGTCAATGGAGACTATCGAAAACACACTCTATTTCCATGCACTCTTGAAAAAGATTAagttaagaaaaagaaacagagttttcaaacaaaaacggattagtgtggatgtggcctggaATGCTTTTTACTCCACTGAACATTGCACCTGGTTAAGCCTATTCAGCAAGCCCATATTTTCAGTGCGAATGTTCCGAACAGGTTTTTGAATCGGAACAATGGATTCTTTTGCTGCTATGCACAACAGGTCAAACAAATCGTCCGATGACAATCTGAAGTTTTATTTTTACAGAGAGTAGTCAGATTATTTTTCTTCAGACTGCAAAAAAAACTGACTGGCCAATTTGATTTGAGCTTAGTCGTTTTATTCGAGTCCTCACAGGTCCCTTCACTTGGAATTATCACGACACATCGCTGTTACCGTGCACACTCGCCAAACAGAAAGATGACCAAGTATCAGAAAGAGCGAGGAGCGCCAACAAAGTGTTATTTGGGCAAGTTCAAAGTCTCTTAATAAGCCCTTAATAAAACAACATCCCCTTAAGCGGCACCTGCAGCTCGAGCGTAAGCCGCAAAAATACTGTCAGAACAAGACGAAAAGTTCAAGTAAGTCAGGACAATAGTTAACGGTGCACTCAgtattgttttcctcattaaaaaagtttaactgctAAAAGGCATGAACTGTAAGACTCCAGTCATTATCAGTAACCTTGTAAATGCTGTTTTATGGAggggagagggtccgcacatgggggctgccatgttagaatcaaaaGACCGACCGAATACTACTTGctgaatctcagtaaccgtcctgttattagACACATTCACCCATTGATTAAAGTAACCATGGCTGACcatgaatactacatttctacaatgacatctgaagctgaaaactactgattttaaattatgctgcttctaagctgctaggtgtcagtgtaagtacaggatgacacaaagacaaaagttactgagtgcacttttaaacatTGATGCATTGGAAGCGATGAAGATATGCAGAAATACGCAAGTACTGTCTATTAAAGTAGCATAAGTGAGTTGCTTAAAATCACTCTGTATTGTTGTGTTATGTAGTTTTTTCTTAGTCCAATCCTAAACATAGACAGACATCAGTATGACGAATAATAGTCAGCTTGACACCAATTTATAGATCTAATATGTCACAAATATTTCAAGTTCAAACCGGGTATAATTGATTttatcaatatataaaaaatatatatttctacaatttgagtgtgtacatgtttgtgtgcatgttcaaatgtttaatttagttattttaagTCTGTGAAAGGATAACAATCATTTATGTAAGAGTCTTTCTATATAACAATtgttttagtcatgaaaaagtgAATATATTATAGTAAATAGAGCATATTGCATGGACATGTAAATGTGGGTCAAGGTAAACGTAACATTTCTAATTTGGGTCCTGGGCCAAGAAAGTTTAAGACACCCTGCTATCTATGTCGACTACATCGCGAgcaatcacattataatctagcagCAGCAAGCGCACGCCAGTGATGAGCATTTCCGCATGATCAGCCGGGAGAAGTCTGAAACCCTCTCGCGCTGTTTTTGACGCGACCGAACAGAGacgccagtttcggagtttgtgcttatttatacagcccgcttccttattattttaagtttaataaaggatgcattaaatacagtatataacaccGGGGTGTTTCAGACAAGTTTTGCACAAGTGGAACGCCAGGTACAGCTCCGCTTTATTTCACGTCACAACGgcactgcttctgtatttacttattttgcatttttgtattataattcccccatactttgcgatctacatcaccttaatctgtttggaaagtttggagtgcgtctggactgtgagctgttcttTCTTCCTCCTCAATCAAGTGCGAGATGAAGTGCTGCTCTTCTGCGTCATCATTAGCGTTTCAGATGATTCTACTAaaactattcgacaacaaacatttttgtctaccatttttttattgttgacgttgtcgataatgtcgactaaacATTTCAGCCCTATTATGAagggagttgttttcagctgtaacgTGAAAAGAAATGCATGCTTTATAAACTGAACCGCCCAACCAAACTCCCAAACCTAACCATGAATGGAGTAAAGAAAAATGTTAGATGCAAAAATGAAACCTCCAAATAACATTCATCGTAAATTATGCGAAAGCAACTACTTCCTGGTTTAAATGCAGGATacgaacctgggtctcccacgctgctgatgcaatgcACAACGCAACTGCGTTAACTATTagcaagattttggaaaggtgcATTTCCTGTATTACAACAAtagcctaaaacaatgcctaaatagcttTTGGCCACGGGTTAACATTAAGGCTGTTTTTAAGGTTAACCAGTAACCTGTGCTGCCTATGTGACGTCAGCCAGAAAAGAAAGCCACTTTAGAGGCAGAACAAGtcattatattttgatgaaagatttaaaaaaaataataataataataatttctttggAATACTGTGTTCCAGAGTTTCAGGCAGCACTTTTCAGCAGCATCACTCCACTGGATCTCCAGCACCACAGCAAAAGAATGGTCCCCAAGTTGTGAGCTGATGAGATAAAGAGAATGCATGCCACGAAATAATGCAAGACCACCATGTCTATCTATTGCATTGTGTAGGGCTGAAAGATCCatcgaaatcaaataaaaatcaagacATGAACTTATGTAAATATTATACTGCACAGGGCTCTGATTTAATCAAACAGTCTGCACGTGCAACACGCTGCTCGTGCGCAGCTCTGTTCTGAGCACACGTGAGGTGGTTCTGCCTGTTCTCACTCTACAAATTTCATCTGATGCAACAGAATAACAGATGTGAGCTCCTTGAAATAATAGCATAGCCCATTTTAAAGCAGGACATTTTGCCAATATTCAGCACGTTTATCTCACGCAGCTCAAGCGGGGAAATCCTCAACATTGGATACTGGATTAGATgcatccatatctaatatcttctttttttaaacagatgTTTCTCTAAACATTTCTTCTTCTTGTTTATATCTATATGCACtgataatatcttgcagtattatttttttctcatcatattttcgtcaacagtatgcttttTACATTCCACTCTATGCAGAAGCCTATGCATTCTAGATTATttttaacagcagaataagaataggAACTTTGTAAAAGGGTTAGGCTGTATCACAAATATAGTcggttattttttgttattgatgttttattCAGGCTACTTGTCCAGTCAGGCAAATAAagttctctttcacttgccccttcaaaaatccacttgtcctggaaaaacattaatgtcaagccctgcgtGTTACAGCACTCTAAATTCACTTTAATTggccactacaagttactatacaTATCTAAAATAACCTTATGACACcatgtttttgtggacagaagcgGAGATGTGAGCATTTCACCATATATGGGATAATTCAAAGGCTCATTCAAAGGCTATTGTTAACGAGACTTCACACAGAAAGTTCCTGCCGTTTTTAACCAGATCTTATAGCAATTATGAAATTCTTTGAGAAATATTActtgtacaataataataatatacagtagttattataatacaacagcaatatttctgtaattttttGATGTTGTAATAAtgcccattattattattattattagtcagaATTAAATTACAATGATTTAATATTCAAACTgacttggtttaaaaaaaaataatgaggaAAAAGTGGGTGCTATCACAAAGTGCACTGTCTAATGAATCCTTGACTTGCTGAATCAGTGTTGTTTAAAGTACATGTGTAGCTAGCTACAGATAaacttttgcaatacattttttaataaatttaaacattaaaatattactaacatttcattaaaatgtaataaataataaactatataaataatatagtacCGTTTTCCCCACTGCGAGAGCTAAATACTGTAGGAAACGCTGCTGTTATCTGATGAATCATAAAAATAATtgtgtattaaaaatgtaatgatgttcattttgatttcatattgactaAAACGTACACCCTGACAGCCGTCACTAATAGGGCTAATGTTGAAGCTACAAAACTGCAACCCTTCAGCACCAGCATTAAGTAAGAGAGGCAGAAAGAGGCCAGCAATATGAGCAGTGAGGTGTGGCTGCACTTAAGACACCGAAGAGCTGAGAGGAAGAAACTTGTCTGGTTCAAAAAGCTGAGAGGAGAGCTTGAGAAGGTGCTGGTCTGGGACATCACTCCAGAGCTCATGACTGTCTTATTCtcagatactgtatatatcagaagagatttttcatcaaaagacaacaaGACTTCCTCACTAAGCCAGGAGCATGGTCTGCTCTGTATGGAGATATTGGACTTCAATGGAAAGACAGATGAGGAATTATAACACAGAAATTAAAGCAACGACAGAGTAAGAAAAGATCTGTCTTTGTTAATTTCAAGGGAAATGAATGGGATAAATAAAGTACTAATCTATAAGAATTTAGGCAAGTACATGAAGAGGAAGCTTTGAAACAAATGTGAGGAAAtgaaaatgcaatattttttgtcCACATCACAAAAACAAGGCTACACCAGTATGCAAATAGTAGGATATGTGCTGTAACAACTAGGTCGAAATAATGCCCTGAACTACAGTTTGGCAGTCAAAGAACTTGTTTGATGGTTGGAGACAACTTACATATAGGCTCGAAAATGTTGCTAGGTCATGTCTGACAAAGCCTTCATATTCTCATATTCTGTATTTGTACTAATAATGTGTATTTTCAATTACATTCTTCCCAAAGTTCCCTGGAAGGAATTAACATATACATTGGTTGAAAAAATAATGAGCATCTTAAGTGCACAAAATCCATTAACTAAAAACACCGGAGAGACTGCACACCTGTCTGCAtatcccaaaagcatcattaaagggttagttcacccagaaatgaaaattgtctcattatttattcaccctcatgatatcccaggtgtgtatgacttactttcttcaccagaacacatttgaagaaaattagaaaaatatcttagctcagtaggtcattaaaatgcaagtggatgttgagccgatttttgaagctccaaaaatcacagacagtcagcataaaagtcacccagcagttaaattaatttcttctaaagtgacatgatcgcttttggtgccaataatcaatcaatcaatatttaagtactttattctaaatcatgcttctgttcTGCAGCAGTAAGCGCatgtgacgtaatcgcgttggcattTGAAATacgcgagaactgaggcacgCAAGTCACAGCCGCAAGAGCAGGCCAAGcagagaacgtgagattacatccgtaTCATGGCAACATGAATatatcacacgagagaccgcttgaactccaccctctcgcaaagcttaccggaagcaatgatttagagttaaaaagtacttaaatcttgatctttttcgcaccaaatgAGATCACgtagctttagaagacattaatttaaccgctggagttgcatggatgacgtttatgctgactgtctgtgatttttggagcttcaaaaatcagaccaccatccacttgcattttaaggagctACTGAGTAAAGatgtttttctaattttcttcagatgtgttctgctgaagaaagaaagtcatacacacctgggatatcatgagggtgggtaaataatgagagaattttggggtgaactaaccctttaagtagaTCGTAAAAACCACTGGCGCCAGcggtctctatgatcaacttaagcttgcgacaCTTTTGTAAAATGCAGCCCTGAACAGCAATTGAGAACATCAGAAATGTTGCATCAGCATTCAAAAAGATGCTCCAACAAACAGCCATCAATGCAAAAAGGTGTGAAATGCCTGGAGGTTACCATCCAAAATCACATTCACAATTTATAGTTAAAATTATAGATAGGAACCAAAATAtccatttttataatttcttcaTGGTGGAGCATGAATTATGGATATACTCCCTTTGGAGAACACATAATATGGTTTTCTTGTGTGTATTATGATCTATACTGGGGTGAACCCTTAGGAAAAGTGTAAATACCATGTAAATATCTGAAACAAAGTATAGCGAGATGTTGTCTACAAGAAGCACTTTTCTGATTAAGATAATCAAAGTTGTCATACTTGTTTCAGTGCACTTAGACTGAGAGGTACACAAGCGACTCTGACATCACAGTAGACCCAATGAAACATCAGTATGACACCGTATATCAGACCTGCTGATCAGTTCAACTCCAGACTGGTTTTCCATTCATACATAAATAATGGTTTTGGTCAAGGGCACACACTATAGACCTTTTACACACTCCGGGTTTTGaaacgcggaagtaaacgattgaagggtaaacttcgacagcgatgaatgggagtgaatgggagactacagcaaatattattttcacttacccatttgctcgaagagcaaaagaaaaaatccactattacatttgaatgactttacagaaaaggaaaaaaaatagagagcggtggattaagacagtcagatgggagatgccaaatttactgtcactctctcagcagctgtaatcaaaAATTACCGGCTGcggtaattatttttattttttttttactaattccagggtaatataacacaaagaataatgtcctaaacttacactcaatatttaaaaaaaataaaatcacaaaagtttgctagatttacgctgctcaatcacgcatcatcacagtctgtgaaaaagatcTACAGTGATTGGATGtggctcaaaacctagtgagcttcctaccTAAACAGCAGTTCTGGGCATCGCATGTGCGATCGAAACGTTTGACCGCATTTTGGGCATCGTTAACCTCTGATGATCCCAAAACGCTGTCTAGATCAGCAGTTTACTAGGTTTTGACACGAAGCCATCGCTTTCCTCTCTGACTGACTCAGGTCCACCTGAACAGCTACAGTGTGTGTAATGAGACTCCAGCGCCACAGACTGCGCTGTACAGGTGATCAAAACATCTCACGAGTGTTTAAAGGTGATCATCTCACCTTTGGCTTCGCAGTCGGCGCAGTATTTGTTATCATCCTCTCTCAGCATTTTGGACAGAATGGCCTGATGCTGCTCGTTTAGTTTCTGAGCCTTTTCCCTCTCCGATCGCGTCGTCATCTCGGCCCGTTTTCTGTCAACGTCTCTGAATAAAATCACCGGTCTTTCACCCGAACTCTGTTCAATTGGAGCGTGATAAATGGAAGACCATCCCCCGAGAAATGAAACTATGATGGTCTCACGGCAGCGGAGCGGCTGCTGGCTTGAGACGGATCGGCGGAATATGGCCGATTGGAGGAACTGACCGGAAGCGGAAACGGAGACAGAAAGGTGTCATAAGCTGagagaatgttttatttatttatatatatatatatatatatatatatgtatatatgtgtgtgtgtgtgtgtgtgtgtgtgtgtgtgtgtatatgtatatatatatatatatatatatatatatatatatatatatatatatatatacatacacacacacacatatatatatatatgtatgtatatgtatatatgtgtgtatatatatatatatatatatatatatatatatatatatatatatatatatatatacacacatacacacacacatatatatatatatatatatatatatatatgtatatatatatatatatatatatatatatatgtgtgtgtgtgtatatatatatatatatatatatgtgtgtgtgtgtttatacatatatatatatatatacacacacacacacacatatatacatatatatatgatgtgtgtgtgtgtgtgtgtgtgtgtatatatatatatgtgtgtttatgtatatatatatatatatatatatatatatatatatatatatatatatatatatatatacacacatacatatatattcaaAAAACAGGACACATTCGCTGGTTTAACTGGTATCTTAATTTGTCTCTCTGAAAGTCATTTTATACTTCGAGgagttatatttaatgtgaaaAGTATGATCCCATTTAAACTTTTGCGTCATTGCTTACGTATGTAATGGACAGCCGGTTTAACACTACCACGAATAGCAGTTTAGTAGCTGAATAGCAAAAGACTAATCTCTCTGCTGATTAATTATTACATTCTCAAAATGCAGCTTCCCATTGGAATTCCCTTATTTGCAATATGCTTTGATAAATACAatacacaataaataataataatatatttaaatatatatattttaaaattatgcaCAGAATTTACCCTTGTAATGCACTACTCTCTAAATACTGTGAAGACAAGAGTAAAAGCCTTGACcacttgttttattattgtgatGTGACATGTTTTCTGGTGTAAACTGAgtcattattatttcataaaTTCAAAGTTAAACAATCATTTTAGTATTAAAGATATTATTTGTTGTTATGGAAACAAAAATAAGTTATCTATAAAATCACTATTAACGGTTTCAtccttgcagtgatttttttttcctttttatttataaACATGGTATAACTGCCCCACTCTATTCCTTCCAGATGTCTCTCAGATTAAAGTCAGATGAAACGCTGAACAGATGAAGAATTCATAACTATTACAGTTACAACATaacattatatttatttgtattttattcacaaaacaaatatGATCATTGATGCTAGATACCAAATAAATAGATATCCTAAAACCTCTTACTAAACTTTCTACAAATATTTGAAATGTGACCCcaaaaaacttttaataagttTATTCTTTGAACAAACCAGAAAGGCTGTGCAGACACTCGCAGTTATACAGTGCCCTACTTCCAATAGGAAAAAATAGACtgcaataattacaaataaaagtAATGATTGCAAATAGTCATAATGCCCACTAAAGACTGAACAGTCTAAAGTTTACAGTTTTAAGCAGTACTCCTATGCTAATAGGTTGATACCAATAAGGGAGGGAGATACAAAAGAGATCATTTCTGGACCAGAAATTGTGTATCTCAGAACGGTGATTaatcacatttaaatgtataaattattcACTTTGGATATTGTtaacacagtgacctaaaaatcaATACAACGGCCCTTTCTCTCCCAGTCACCATATCGCGTAGGTTCTGGGCCTTTGGGACCACCTTTTTCTTTAGTCTCTGGATTCACATCATCTGGAAATCCTGTTTAGGGAAAAGTTAAACATTATTCAAGGTAATCTAACAAAATCTCTCTTTTAGTGTAAGAATTTTCATATTATGAAACCTTGTTTAGATATCTAAGAAAAACCAACTGTTTAATTTAGCAAGTGTTGCTTAGTTTAAAACATCAGCAAAATAGATGAATGTGAATTTCGGAAATGGAATGTTCTAAGGACTAAATATGTTTTGTAACAATACAGATGATGAATTTATATgctacacataaaaaaataaaaataaaaaataattttaaaatttaagCAATTCAATTTGGTAACATAATTCCATCAAATAGAATTGAatcatctttaataaaataaaattgaaaaacatgttttattaatctagttaaacattacacaattcaacttatggaattatgttatgaaactgaaatgcttaaatcttaaaaataggctaaaatatatttGGTGTATAGTTAATATATTCTAGACACAATACACTCTGCCCTTTTTGTAATTTATGCCACAATTATAATGCTGTAAAACTGAGATGTGTTCCTACTTTCAAGGGCGTCTTTAGATTTTGACTCAGTTTCGTCCATGTCAAAGCGTCCTTGGGGTGTTttcgctttttttaaaggattcttATCTTTGGCCACCCCACCAGATGCATATCCTGCTGTCCTATGACTTGCTGAAGGGGAGAGCATGGAGACATTTCAACAATTCTGCACCAAATAGACTTGCAATTCGTGCAGTGGTTTAATCGCTATTAACAAATTAATGCAATTTTCAGTAACAAAAATAAAGGAGTATCTAAAATAATTCCATTTAATTTGAAACAACTAGAACTCAATGCACCCTTCAACCACGGTCAAACACATTGATCGAACTCACCTGTAAAAGTCGACTCTAAAAACAATCCTCTGTTTACAAAACCTTTTGCTCTAGTACAACAAACACGTAAAAGAGACATTTTGCCTTGAGGCTGCACTGATGTGTTCTAAATGTTTTCCCTGTTGAAGAAGCACCAGAAAAGTTACACAACTGTATAATGTTTTGACGACGAAAAATGACGTGGTTTACGTCATCATTAAGGGACACCAAATA
The genomic region above belongs to Myxocyprinus asiaticus isolate MX2 ecotype Aquarium Trade chromosome 23, UBuf_Myxa_2, whole genome shotgun sequence and contains:
- the sdhaf4 gene encoding succinate dehydrogenase assembly factor 4, mitochondrial; its protein translation is MSLLRVCCTRAKGFVNRGLFLESTFTASHRTAGYASGGVAKDKNPLKKAKTPQGRFDMDETESKSKDALERFPDDVNPETKEKGGPKGPEPTRYGDWERKGRCIDF